The following are encoded together in the Nitrospira sp. genome:
- a CDS encoding YjbQ family protein, with translation MAVRTVLLTIRMTGGTDMQNITQSVAEAVASSSLRDGIVTVFVKHTTASIMIIEDEPGIRVDTRTFWDRVIPPDSRWQHNTLNPGEDNGHSHLRGQLQGPSLTIPFASGTLLLGTWQQVVLVDFDTRSRTRECIVQVLGE, from the coding sequence ATGGCTGTCCGAACCGTCCTATTGACGATCCGCATGACCGGTGGGACGGACATGCAAAATATTACACAATCCGTGGCCGAGGCCGTCGCGTCCTCGAGTCTTCGAGACGGAATTGTGACGGTCTTCGTGAAACATACGACTGCCTCGATCATGATTATCGAGGATGAACCAGGGATTCGCGTCGACACCAGAACGTTCTGGGACCGCGTCATCCCTCCCGACTCTCGCTGGCAGCATAACACCCTCAATCCCGGGGAGGACAACGGCCACAGCCATCTTCGAGGACAGCTCCAGGGGCCCTCGCTCACCATCCCCTTTGCATCCGGCACCCTTCTTCTAGGAACGTGGCAACAAGTCGTCCTGGTCGATTTTGACACCCGTTCACGAACGCGTGAATGTATTGTGCAGGTACTGGGTGAATAG